From a region of the Vanrija pseudolonga chromosome 2, complete sequence genome:
- the DIP5_2 gene encoding Dicarboxylic amino acid permease, with the protein MAEYEKSQRSDEYYHPGGVDAERAAGGSNSDKKEPADEGNYTVDSASDYSANEKRDLQKGLSQRHLSMIALAGSIGTGLFLSLGGSIATGGPLGSLLAYFFIGLIVCAVQFALGEVTALVPVTGSFVRHSELLADPALGFALGWNIVYGNWLSVPSEISAICVLIAFWRPDLNASIWIVVFIVITAMVAFAKVRYFGEIEFGFAIIKILLIVGLIIFGLITACGGIKGVERVGFRYWKHPGPFVPYIAEGSWGRFLGFWAVLINAIFSFSGAESVAMAAAETRNPRQAIPKAVKRVFARITIFYVLSVLIVGMLVSSDDPRIQDDSGTAATSPFVIAASAAGIKAIPSIVNAVVITSAWSASNQALLAGSRVLYGLAVKRHAPRIFLRTTSWGVPYVAVSTFILFSFLAFMSLSSGALTVFYWFINLVGCGVLISWSAILFNHLRLHAALRKQGISPKRLPWHNAWTPYASAVGLFFTILLLLTNGFRVFTKGNWSAAGFITSYLDIGLVAAAYTIWKLVKRTKWVRLEDIPLESILREIERNPEEPDNQSKGWIKIISWLWD; encoded by the exons ATGGCAGAATACGAAAAGAGCCAACGTAGCGACGAATACTACCACCCCGGCGGggtggacgccgagcgcgccgctggcggcagcaacagcgacaagaaggagcccgccgacgagggcaactACACtgtcgactcggcgagcgactACAGCGCCAACGAGAAGCGCGATCTCCAGAAGGGGCTCAGCCAGCGCCACCTGTCCATGATTGCCCTTGCTG gctCCATCGGTACTGGTCTTTTCCTCTCGCTCGGCGGCTCGATCGCGACCGGCGGtccgctcggctcgctcctcgcctaCTTTTTCATTGGCCTCATCGTCTGCGCGGTGCAGTTCGCGCTCGGAGAAGTGACCGCCCTGGTCCCCGTCACTGGCTCCTTTGTGCGTCACTCTGAGCTGCTCGCGGACCCGGCGCTGGGCTTCGCGCTCGGCTGGAACATTGTCTACGGTAACTGGCTTTCTGTCCCCTCGGAGATCTCGGCCATCTGCGTGCTCATCGCGTTCTGGAGGCCTGACCTCAACGCTTCCATCTGGatcgtcgtcttcatcgTCATCACGGCCATGGTCGCGTTCGCAAAGGTGCGCTACTTTGGCGAGATCGAGTTCGGCTTCGCCATCATCAAGATCCTGCTCATCGTCGGCCTCATCATCTTCGGCCTGATcacggcgtgcggcggcatcaagggcgtcgagcgcgtcggcttCCGTTACTGGAAGCACCCTGGCCCCTTTGTCCCCTACATTGCTGAGGGGTCGTGGGGCcgcttcctcggcttctggGCCGTGCTCATCAACGCCATCTTCTCGTTCTCgggcgccgagtcggtcgccatggccgcggccgagacgcGTAACCCCCGCCAGGCGATCCCCAAGGCCGTCAAGCGTGTGTTCGCGCGTATCACCATCTTCTACGTCCTCTCCGTGCTCATCGTCGGCATGCTCGTGTCGTCCGACGACCCGCGCATCCAGGACGACTCGGGaaccgccgccacctcgccgttcgtcatcgccgcgtcggcggccggcaTCAAGGCCATCCCTTCGATCGTCAACGCCGTGGTCATCacctcggcctggtcggcCTCGAACCAGGCGCTCCTTGCCGGATCCCGTGTGCTTTACGGTCTCGCCGTCAAGCGCCACGCCCCGCGCATCTTCCTCCGCACTACGTCCTGGGGTGTCCCGTACGTCGCCGTCTCGACGTTCATCCTCTTCTCGTTCCTCGCCTTCATGTCGCTCTCGTCGGGCGCCCTCACCGTCTTCTACTGGTTCATCAACCTCGTCGGTTGCGGTGTGCTTATCTCGTGGTCGGCCATCCTCTTCAACCACCTGCGtctccacgccgccctccgcaAGCAGGGCATCAGCCCCAAGCGCCTGCCGTGGCACAACGCCTGGACTC CCTACGCGTCCGCCGTTGGCCTCTTCTTcaccatcctcctcctcctcaccaacGGCTTCCGCGTCTTCACCAAGGGCAACTGGTCCGCGGCCGGTTTCATCACCTCGTACCTTGACATTGgactcgtcgctgccgcctaCACCATCTGGAAGCTTGTCAAGCGCACCAAGTGGGTCCGTCTCGAGGACATTCCCCTAGAGAGCATCCTCCGCGAGATTGAGCGCAATCCCGAGGAGCCCGACAACCAATCCAAGGGATGGATCAAGATCATCTCGTGGCTCTGGGACTAG